GCGAGAATCGATGCTGCGCTCGACGATCAAACCCTCGTCGAATAGGCTGGTGGTTTCGAAAAATCCGTCGGGCTCGCTGTCGAGTTCTTCCCGGCTGATCCTCTCTTCGAGGTCGAACTGGTAGCGGACGTCGACGTCGCCATCGCCGTTGCGATCCTCTCCCTGATGCGTTTTGCGGCCTTCGGTAAAGAAAATTGCGGTGTCGAGTTGGCCGTCGCCGTTCGAATCCACGTGCTGTTCGCTGATGAGTTCATCTCGGAACAAGGTGACGAGGTTGGGGACTCCATCGCCGTCCGGGTCTTCGACTTCCTTGGTTTTCACACCCCCTTGATAGAATCGGGTGATGTCTGGGTAGCCCGCGTTCTTGGTGTCGATCTCCTCGCGCTCGAGATTGCCAGCCGGGTCGAGGAACGCGTGGACTTCTGGCCGGCCGTCGAGTTTGGAGTCGAAGATTCGTTCTCGCTGGATTCCCAGCCGGTACTCGATCCGGGTGTCGAAACGGCCGTCTCCAGTGGTGTCGGCTCGGCGCAGTGTGATCGACGAATCCGCATAGGTTGTGACGACATCTTTGTTGCCGTCTCCGGTCGTATCTTCTTCGGCGCGAATGGTTTGGCCGTCGCGGAAGTAGAGCGAGAGGTTGAATTTGCCGTCCCCGTTGTTGTCCTGGTGCTCCAGCAGTTTGCTGCCGTCGAGATCGAATTCGGCGTGGAGATCGACTCGCCCGTCGCGATCCCGGTCTTCTTCCACAACGCTCGGCTTCCCGCCCAGGTAAAAGGTCCAACGATCAAAGCGCCCGTCGAAATCGCGATCCTCTTCCCGCCGGCTTGCCTCGCCGTCAATGAATTCGCTGCGGATGTCTACCTGGCTGTCTGCGTTGGTGTCGTCTCGCTGGCGCACTGGGAGATCGTCGGCGTAGTCGATCCAGCGATCGACGGCGGCGTCGCCAGTGGTGTCGAGTTCGCGCAGACGAATGTGGCCGTCTGCGTACTGGCTCCACGAGTCGAGCCGGCCATCGTGATCGCGGTCGCGCTCGGAGCGCACGGGCTTGCCTTGCTCGTAGAAGACGAACTCATCGTGGCTGCAATCGCGGTTGGTGTCGCTGCGTCGTTCGCTCAATTCTTCGTTTTCGTCGTAGAGCAAGACGATGGGGATGCACTCAGTCTCGGTCGCTCGGGCGGGTGTGGTGAAACCGAGTCCCAATCCAATCATAACTCCAATTACAGCTTCAATTACAACTCTAATAGCAACAGCGGCGATCAAGAGAAAATTGCAGGGCGTTCTGCGCGTCATAGGGCGAGGAGAGTAAGCAATCTCTCAGGGCACTTCAGGATTGCTGAAGGTAAGCCTGAAGATTTTTTCGGTAAGACAGCGATTTTTGTCGTTGAGGGGTGGGAACGGCGCAGCGTTCCGGTAGGCGATCATGGCACTTTCGGCAAAGGGTCGGCTTGTCGATTCGATCATCTCGAGCTTCGCGATAGATCCCGATTGATCGATCGCGATACGAAACTGGACCACGTCGTCGGGGCTGGCGTCCAGCGGGGGCTCCCATCGAGCGTAGGTGCGGCGCGTGATTTCATCCAAATAGCGCTGAACAAAAGCACTCTGCAGGCAAGAGATCGTGGCGACGGCGTTGGGATCACCGCCCGCAAATCCCGCGGCAAGGTATTCGGCGGAAATCCCTGTCGCGATCGTGGTCCCGCCAGTTTCGCTGCCTGCGATGGCCGTCGGCACCGCAGTCGCAGCTCCCTTGTAATGGGTCGCGTTCAGCTCCGACAAAGTATCGAAGGCATGTGGGGCGACGAGGTCCGTGGCCGTCCGGATTGCAACCGCGCTGGGACCGCTGATCTCGACCTCGGGTGCGACGAGATCGGCGGCGGCGATTTCCAACGGTTGAATTGCGCTGATGTCTGCTGCGCTCGGGGTAGCGTGGATTTCGGCCTGGGGCGCCAGCGGAGCGTTCATGACCTCGGTCAGATCCAGTGACTTGGGCGCGACGAGATCGAGGCTCGTTGCTTCGATCCTCGGTGCGGGAACCGCCGCGAGGTTGACCGGCTCCATCGCTGGAGGGACGACGCTGGCCATCGGCGCCGAGAGCAGCTTGGGAATCGGCAGGGGAGAGGGATCATTCGAGCCCGGCAGTTCGATCGGCTCGTTCAAGATAACGACCGGAATCAATTTTTCGGCCGCCTGTTTCGCGATGGTTCCCAGCAAGGCGATGCTTGTGATGATCAAGATGTGAAGCAGTGCCGACGCCGCGCTGGAAATCAAAATCCGCCTGCGGTCTTCGGGTTCGGGCATGCTGAGCCCCGGCAGCGCAGCCGCGCTCGCGGCAACGACCAGGGGGTCGAGCGGTTGACCGGTCTTGAAAATGCTCCCGGGCGCGCCCATGCGAAGTCGGGGTGCTGTGTGCACTCTCGATCGTTTGCGATTCGATTTCAGGCTGCGACTCATCGCTCGCTTGGGTCCCTCACCGGTAGGCTCAGTACGCTGCGGGTCATCGGGGAAGCAGGGCAGTGCTGCGATCCATTCCCCTGGATCACGAGATAGCGCACTCGAGGCGGCTCCGGGTAGGACGCTGCTCCGCGCCGCTCGGTTCCCGTCCACACAGACTCGAAACTGGTACCTCGGGTTACCGAGCCCGAGCCTGTGCAGGTCACTTGGGCCTCCGTTAATCTCGGGTGCCGACGACCGCCCTGATCCCGCGCAGATTCTCGAGAGGGAAGTCCATGTTTACAAGCGAGCACTTCATCGATCTCATCATCATGGGATGGCTATCCAACATTCCGCTGGCGATCGGTTCCATCATCAGCATCTCCGTGTTTTGCGAGCGGCTCGTGAGCTTCAAAGGTCTCGAAGCGTCGTCTCGCCGGATGGCAGCGTCGACGATCGATGCCATCGTGCGTCGGGACCTCGAAGCTGCAAAGCGCATCTGCGCCGATTCGAAAC
Above is a genomic segment from Myxococcales bacterium containing:
- a CDS encoding TonB C-terminal domain-containing protein, whose amino-acid sequence is MHTAPRLRMGAPGSIFKTGQPLDPLVVAASAAALPGLSMPEPEDRRRILISSAASALLHILIITSIALLGTIAKQAAEKLIPVVILNEPIELPGSNDPSPLPIPKLLSAPMASVVPPAMEPVNLAAVPAPRIEATSLDLVAPKSLDLTEVMNAPLAPQAEIHATPSAADISAIQPLEIAAADLVAPEVEISGPSAVAIRTATDLVAPHAFDTLSELNATHYKGAATAVPTAIAGSETGGTTIATGISAEYLAAGFAGGDPNAVATISCLQSAFVQRYLDEITRRTYARWEPPLDASPDDVVQFRIAIDQSGSIAKLEMIESTSRPFAESAMIAYRNAAPFPPLNDKNRCLTEKIFRLTFSNPEVP